The following are from one region of the Heliangelus exortis chromosome 29, bHelExo1.hap1, whole genome shotgun sequence genome:
- the FTSJ3 gene encoding LOW QUALITY PROTEIN: pre-rRNA 2'-O-ribose RNA methyltransferase FTSJ3 (The sequence of the model RefSeq protein was modified relative to this genomic sequence to represent the inferred CDS: deleted 1 base in 1 codon): MGKKSKLGKSRRDKFYHLAKETGFRSRSSFKLLQLNRKFQFLQKARALLDLCAAPGGWLQVASKFMPVSSLIIGVDLVPIKPIPNVVTLQEDITTEKCRQALRKELQTWKVDVVLNDGAPNVGASWVHDAYSQANLTLMALKLACEFLCKGGWFITKVFRSRDYQPLLWIFQQFFHKVQATKPQASRNESAEIFVVCQGYQAPDKIDSKFFDPKYAFKEVEVQTKSVSELVSKKKPKAEGYAEGDTTLYHRFTLMEFLKASNPVDFLSKANEITLGDGELENHSSTTEELRQCCKDIRVLGRKELRALLNWRTKLRRFLAKKLKEQAKELDINLSSGEEEEGKEEEEKEKKASLKGAGDEGMKEEEEEEVELALTEMKAKELAELKRKKKKILKEQRKQRERVELKMDLPGVSIADDGDTSMFSLRSIQRTPLLNELSRGDMASADALLEMRPGDDDIYVSDHEEEDDVSLDSDLDPEELAEIEARQRRLERERREQGAKRLKFKQKEEEEEEEKAENPLLVPLEEKSVLEERQTSLWFGKEAFAGIEDDADEELELGQAQMLAERQRESRREKAPKQGQKVPLPPREAPAEPLPPAEPAAQAGRAQEEQSSEDDSSSDEERPVVPRGRTRGRAEPCGFEVVPIENPVKRLLDAEGLALGSVIATSKKAKRDLIDDSFNRYSYNEDEEELPEWFREEEKQHRCRQIPLDREQVERYRQRWREINARPIKKVAEAKARKKRRMLKKLEQMKKKAEAVVSTVDISEREKVAQLRRIYKKAGLAKEKRQVTYLVAKKGVGPRVRRPPGVKGQFKVVDSRLKKDVRAQKRKEQKKKRHK; the protein is encoded by the exons gctgcaggTGGCTTCCAAATTCATGCCTGTTTCCAGCTTGATCATTG GGGTAGACTTGGTTCCCATCAAGCCCATTCCCAACGTGGTGACCCTGCAGGAGGACATCACCACTGAGAAGTGTCGCCAG GCCCTGCGCAAGGAGCTGCAGACCTGGAAggtggatgtggtgctgaaCGATGGAGCACCCAACGTGGGAGCCAGCTGGGTGCATGATGCCTACTCCCAAG ccaaCCTGACCCTGATGGCCCTGAAGCTGGCCTGTGAGTTCCTCTGCAAAGGTGGCTGGTTCATCACCAAGGTGTTCCGTTCCCGGGATTACCAGCCCCTCCTCTGGATTTTCCAGCAGTTTTTCCACAAGGTCCAGGCCACCAAGCCCCAAGCCTCCCGCAACGAATCCGCTGAGATCTTCGTGGTCTGCCAGG GTTATCAGGCTCCAGACAAAATCGACAGCAAGTTTTTTGACCCAAAATATGCCTTCAAGGAGGTGGAGGTGCAGACTAAATCTGTCAGTGAGCTGGtcagcaaaaagaaaccaaag GCAGAAGGCTATGCTGAGGGTGACACCACCCTGTACCACCGTTTCACCCTGATGGAGTTCCTCAAGGCCTCCAACCCCGTGGATTTCCTCTCCAAGGCCAACGAG atcACCCTGGGGGATGGGGAGCTGGAGAACCACAGCTCCACCACGGAGGAGCTGAGGCAGTGCTGCAAGGACATCCGTGTGCTGGGACGCAAAGAGCTCAG AGCCCTCCTCAACTGGAGGACAAAGCTGCGTCGTTTCTTGGCCAAAAAGCTGAAGGAGCAGGCGAAGGAGCTGGATATCAA CCTGAGCtctggtgaggaggaggaaggcaaagaggaggaggagaaggagaagaaggcaTCACTGAAAGGTGCAGGTGATGAGGgaatgaaagaggaagaggaggaggaggtggagctgGCGTTGACGGAGATGAAGGCCAAGGAGCTGGCAGAGTTAAAAAG aaagaagaagaagatcCTGAAGGAACAGCGGAAGCAGCGTGAGCGTGTGGAGCTGAAGATGGATCTCCCTGGGGTCTCCATTGCTGATGATGGTGACACCAGCATGTTCTCCCTCCGGAGCATCCAGAGGACTCCA CTGCTGAACGAGCTGAGCCGGGGGGACATGGCATCAGCAGATGCTCTGCTGGAGATGAGACCTGGAGATGATGACATTTATGTCTCGGATCATGAGGAAGAGGACGATGTGTCCCTGGACAGTGACCTGGACCCCGAGGAGCTGGCTGAGATCGAGGCCCGGCAGCGGCGGCTGGAGCgggagaggagagagcaggggGCAAAGAG gTTGAAGTttaaacagaaggaagaagaggaggaagaggagaaagctgAGAACCCCCTGCTGGTGCCCCTGGAGGAGAAGTCGGTGCTGGAGGAACGTCAGACCAGTCTGTGGTTTGGGAAG gaagCCTTTGCTGGCATTGAGGATGATGCAgatgaggagctggagctggggcaggcACAGATGTTGGCTGAGAGGCAGCGCGAGTCTCGGAGAG AGAAAGCCCCAAAACAGGGGCAGAAGGTGCCCCTGCCCCCCAGGGaagctcctgcagagcccctgccccctgcagagccagcagcccaggctggcagagcccaggaggagcagagcagtgaggatgacagcagcagtgatgaGGAGAG gccAGTGGTGCCGCGGGGGAGGACGCGGGGCCGGGCTGAGCCCTGTGGCTTTGAGGTGGTGCCCATTGAGAACCCAG TCAAACGTCTCCTGGATGCGGAGGGGTTGGCACTCGGCTCTGTCATTGCCACCTCCAAGAAAGCCAAGAGGGACCTGATTGATGACTCCTTCAACAG GTATTCCTACAACGAGGATGAGGAGGAGCTGCCAGAGTGGttcagggaggaggagaagcagcaccGGTGCCGTCAGATCCCACTGGACCGGGAGCAGGTGGAGCGG TACCGGCAGCGCTGGCGCGAGATCAACGCCCGACCCATCAAGAAGGTGGCAGAGGCCAAAGCCCGCAAGAAACGGAGg ATGTTGAAGAAGTTGGAGCagatgaagaagaaagcagaggcagtggTCAGCACCGTGGACATCTCTGAGAGGGAGAAGGTGGCCCAGCTGCGGCG cATCTACAAGAAGGCTGGGCTGGCCAAGGAGAAGAGGCAGGTCACCTACCTGGTGGCTAAGAAAGGGGTAGGGCCCCGTGTGCGCCGTCCTCCTGGTGTCAAGGGACAGTTCAAGGTCGTTGACAGCCGCCTGAAGAAGGACGTGAGGGCCCAGAAACGCaaggaacagaagaagaaaaggcacAAGTGA
- the LOC139788425 gene encoding LOW QUALITY PROTEIN: 1-acyl-sn-glycerol-3-phosphate acyltransferase alpha-like (The sequence of the model RefSeq protein was modified relative to this genomic sequence to represent the inferred CDS: inserted 2 bases in 2 codons) produces the protein TREHPQAVWICSPHVFLCPRLLRAALLPXKHLCGIRMQVRGSEHLDIQGPYVIVCNHQASLDLLGMNGEFIPDRVCPLQEELLYLGTVGWXCWLSGIIFIDRNRRDKAIQVMSQTARTMWSENLRVLIFPEGTRNQGRSMLPFKLGAFHLAVQAQVPIVPVVFSPYWDFFSSKEKKFTSGTCTIRVLPKVETQGLSPKDVRRLTDTVRQAMADAIAEMSPNSPGEQQDKQPPLQSWAGAGQGPGRLEPEGDTARTRN, from the exons ACCAGGGAGCATCCCCAGGCTGTGTGGATCTGCTCCCCACACGTGTTCCTCTGCCCCAGGCTCCTGCGTGCTGCCCTCCTGC TCAAACACCTCTGTGGCATCAGGATGCAGGTGAGGGGCTCTGAGCACCTGGACATCCAGGGGCCCTACGTGATCGTTTGCAACCACCAAGCATCCCTTGACCTCCTGGGTAT GAATGGTGAATTCATCCCTGACCGTGTGTGCCCATTGCAAGAAGAGCTGCTGTACCTGGGCACCGTGGGCT CCTGCTGGCTCAGTGGCATCATCTTCATCGACAGGAACAGGAGGGACAAAGCCATCCAGGTCATGTCCCAGACTGCCAGGACCATGTGGAGTGAAAAC ctCCGGGTGCTGATTTTCCCTGAAGGCACCAGGAATCAGGGCAGATCCATGCTGCCCTTCAAACTTGGGGCTTTCCACCTGGCTGTGCAGGCTCAG GTTCCCATTGTCCCCGTCGTGTTCTCTCCGTACTGGGATTTCTTCAgctccaaagaaaagaaattcacCTCAG GGACGTGCACCATCCGAGTCCTCCCCAAGGTAGAAACCCAAGGCCTGAGCCCAAAGGACGTCCGCAGGCTGACAGACACCGTGCGCCAGGCCATGGCCGATGCCATCGCTGAGATGTCCCCAAATtcccctggggagcagcaggacaagCAGCCCCCACtccagagctgggctggtgctgggcagggcccGGGCAGACTGGAGCCTGAGGGGGACACGGCCAGGACCAGAAATTAG
- the LOC139788348 gene encoding vasoactive intestinal polypeptide receptor 1-like encodes MDVDVPATHPDCSLILYFQDQEAECLEIIRRENQSPRLQGCPTQWDGVSCWLALPLGQSRALTCPDVPHIFKKSEVLIQRNCSEQGWSVPSPPYPRACQLEATTSTNDTEAKKSYFVTMRVLYTCGYSLSLAALVLAISIFCCFRKLHCTRNSIHIHFFSSFILHGAAVLSKDFVLFWDESLDHCSMATVSCKAAIAFFQFSVLANFFWLLVEGLYLQTLLLLTFTSEQSYTWLFILLGWGVPVVTVCVWVLTRLWYDNHGCWDDYTSPYWWVIKAPILLAIFVNFLIFLNVTRVLAQKIQCPGISKSCREQCRRMTKSTLLLIPLFGVHYVVFALCPEDTAVAPRLCFELVLGSYQGFLVALLYCFLNGEVQAELKRNWGKWKSSRESNGFNLTTQDFTA; translated from the exons ATGGACGTGGAT GTTCCAGCCACACATCCTGACTGCTCCCTCATCCTCTACTTCCAAGATCAAGAAGCTGAGTGTCTGGAGATCATCAGGAGGGAAAACCAaagccccaggctgcagg gctgcccgACCCAGTGGGATGGAGTCAGCTGCTGGTTGGCACTGCCCCTCGGCCAGTCCCGAGCCCTCACCTGCCCTGATGTCCCCCACATCTTCAAGAAGTCTGAAG tgctgaTCCAGAGGAACTGCTCGGAGCAGGGCTGGagtgtccccagccctccctACCCCCGTGCCTGCCAGCTGGAggccaccaccagcaccaaTGACACCGAGGCCAAG AAAAGCTATTTTGTCACCATGAGGGTACTTTACACCTGTGGTTACTCCTTGTCCCTGGCAGCCCTGGTCTTGGCCATCAGcatcttctgctgcttcag GAAGCTGCACTGCACCAGGAATTCCATCCACATCcacttcttctcctccttcatcCTGCATGGGGCTGCTGTCCTCAGCAAGGACTTTGTCCTCTTCTGGGATGAGTCCCTTGACCACTGCTCCATGGCCACG GTGAGCTGCAAAGCAGCCATTGCCTTCTTCCAGTTCTCAGTCCTGGCCAACTTCTTCTGGCTGCTGGTGGAGGGGCTGTACCTGcagaccctgctgctcctcaccttCACCTCTGAGCAGAGCTACACCTGGTTGTTCATCCTCCTGGGATGGG GTGTCCCCGTGGTGACAGTCTGTGTCTGGGTGCTCACCAGGCTGTGGTATGACAACCATGG GTGCTGGGATGACTACACCAGTCCCTACTGGTGGGTGATCAAAGCTCCCATCCTCCTGGCCATATTT GTGAacttcctcatcttcctcaaCGTCACCAGGGTGCTGGCCCAGAAGATCCAATGCCCAGGGATCAGcaagagctgcagggagcagtgcAG GAGGATGACCAAGTCCaccctgctcctcatccctctCTTTGGGGTTCACTACGTGGTCTTTGCCCTCTGCCCCGAGGACACCGCAGTGGCCCCACGGCTCTGCTTCGAGTTGGTCCTGGGCTCCTACCAG GGGTTCCTGGTGGCTCTGCTCTATTGCTTTCTGAATGGAGAG GTCCAGGCTGAGCTGAAGAGGAATTGGGGCAAATGGAAATCATCCAGGGAGAGCAACGGCTTCAACCTGACCACCCAGGACTTCACAGCCTGA